From Macadamia integrifolia cultivar HAES 741 unplaced genomic scaffold, SCU_Mint_v3 scaffold401, whole genome shotgun sequence:
gacgatttttttcctatgaTCATTGCTATGAACCTCCCTTTcttcttatcaaaaaaataaaaaataaaaatatgatagTTTAGTGAAACGAAATTCTTGTCTCATCACTACTTTAGTCGACTGATTGTGAGTTCGAGTATAAAAAGAAGCCCTTGCTCTATCACTGTTTGAATGGGTTGATTGTGGATTAAAGTCATACCCCACTATCGTTCGTTGGTTTTACGAAAATATTGTTTGCTCTATGGGGACATTTAATGGAGAACTGCGCTCACTATGAGGcatacttaaaaataaaaataaaaaaaatcagaaaaagtaAATTCTATAAAAGGCTTTTTTCCATTGATGTATCAATCTAGCAAGAGGTGATATCCTAGTGTCACTTTAACAGAATGTGGGAATGATTTATGAATCTTTTGATGAAACCTCAAGTCAAAAAATCAAATGGACTGTAGATGAATCTAAATTATCTGTAATGAGTAATGACTGATGAGGTATAATGAGCATCCAATACTTGAGAAAGTTTGATCATACGCCCCAACCATTGAATGTTCATTGCACTTCATTGCCTAACGGCAGATGATTTTAACTTATCACAGTGACGCTTCCATTATTCCTTTATTACGGTCCATTTAATTAAAAANNNNNNNNNNNNNNNNNNNNAGAGAGgaataatatttaattttatcGTTTTTGACTTTGATTGATAGAGAAAtattattgatattttttatcgTTTTCCTTCCCACCGTAGAAATTAGGAAACAGAAGAGGGGAAGCACAACATCTCGAGCCGTGAATCATCAATGGGGTCGTGCAGTAATCGATTTCCATGTCCACGCGAAAGCAACGAAACTACTCATATCTGTCTCTCTCGTTTGTTGTTCATCCCTTTGGCCGTCAAGGAAGGAAAATTTCTTTTACTATAATTACATCTGCACGAGAAAACATAATTAATATGTAAAAAGAGTAAAGGAAAGCTGAGAAAGCAACAAAATAATTACTAAAATGATAATGCTTAAAGCTGTTACCCATCccgggtctctctctctctgttagaGTCAGCACTCCCTGGAATCTTGCCGGGTTCGTCTGGATCAGCTTCAGGTAGCCCtgttttctttcaatttcaattttgttttctcGACCTATTTGTTTGAAGATGGATGAAAATTGTTTTGATCTCTGGGTGTTGTTTTCCTGCTATTTATCGTATTTATATTGGCCTAAATTTGagtgatttttctttccttcttcatcTGAAGCTTGACTTGTAGCTTAAATAAACTGAAGATTGCTCTAATAGTAGCTTTCTTAATCTCAAAATTGTTCTATAGATGGATGATTCCATTTATTATGACTATGATACGAGGAGTCTCTGGTTTTGTTGCTGAGAGAATCATTGATTTTTATCTATAAATGGGTACTTGCAGGATTCCGGGAATTTAGATTCCAGACGGAGGAACTCTTTTCAGCTAGATATTTAAGGGGATCGATATCTTTAGGGTTTTAAAGGAAGGAATTGAGTTAAAAAGGCTCCGAACAGAATACGGAATTTTTCCTCGTATAAACAAGCCGTTCTTGTTGATGGGTAGGGCTTGAAACAGCAGTTTTAACCGACGAAACAGATGGAATTAATCGATGAAGAGGCAGAGAGTCCACGGCTCTGGGTTCTTCTACTTACTTTGAATTCTATGGAATCATATCCTTGTTGAATGTAATTCTTGGAGGTGATGTTCATGGCTTCTCCAGTCTTCATGTCAGAAAAGAGAATGCAACCCTCGAGGCTCCTTTTCTGTCTGATAACCTTCTCCATGTTTCTTCTGATGCTTTCTTTCGTCTTCTTGCTTCAATCTAGTAATAGTTCATTAATATCAGAATCGGTTTTCAGGATGATGCTTCTTAATAACACATCGGTGTTCTTCAGACCCAATAGTGGCAGTATCAGTGACAAACTTTCTAATTCTCCTACTTTGACTTCTCCAACCATCAGCAGAAAACCCAGCTCAAGATCCCAAGATAATGCTTGCCAAGGTCCCAAATTGAAGAAGGAGAGAGTGGATTTAGGACAAGGGACTAACAAGGCTTGTGACACAGCTCATGCCCTCCTCAGGGTGTTTatgtatgacttgcctcctgaATTTCACTTTGGGCTATTGGGGTGGGAAGGGAAGGCTGGCCAAATATGGCCTGATGTCATTGACATCCCACCATACCCTGGTGGGTTGAATTTGCAACACAGCATAGAGTATTGGCTCACACTGGATCTTCTCTCGTCAAACAACCCAAGTGTGATCAGGCCCTGCAGTGCAATTAGGGTGATGAATTTGAGCCAGGCAGATATAGTTTTTGTGCCATTCTTCTCATCTTTGAGCTACAATAAACACTCCAAGCTGCATGGAAGAGAGAAAGTTAGTGTGAACAGGATGTTGCAGGATAAAGTAGTGCAATTCTTGATCAGTCGGAATGAGTGGAAGAGATCGGGTGGGAAGGATCATCTAATCGTGGCTCACCATCCAAACAGCATGCTGACCGCACGGAGGAAGCTGGGTTCTGCCATGTTTGTGCTTGCTGATTTTGGAAGATACCCGGCTGAGATCGCAAACATAGATAAGGACATAATTGCTCCTTACAAGCACATTGTAAGGACCATTGGTGGTGAATCAGCACCATTCAAGAAACGACCAATCTTGGTATATTTCCAAGGAGCAATTTATAGGAAAGATGTAAGTGATATAACTGTATTCTTTCCTTTATGTTGGATTGCTCTTAGATTtcttgttgatttttaatgaatgAGGATAAAAAAGTTTCTTATGTTAGATGGGTTATTGGTGCTATATAATGGTATTAATCATCAGAACTCCTTGTTTCTCTCTGGTTAATAAATTGCCATATAGGAATCAAGTTAATCCATAGGCTTTAATGTTGGGGAAGCTTATACCATCCCTTTATTCCGCACTGGTGAATTACACCATTTAAGCCATATGGATAATCTTTTAATCTAATTCTCTTGGAGTTGTTTCTCAGGAGTATTATTGAACTGTCAATATTTGACGGCAGATAAAAATGGTCTGAAGAAATTATTGCCTTGGTGTTTTGTGCATTATATGAGCAACATAATATCATGAATGAGTCACTATTGGTCATTTGGAATGACAGACCAATAATTTTGTTACTTAAGAAAGGAGAGGAACTTGCAAATGAAGACActggttttcttttctgtttttctgcatctgtctctttctccctatttcCTTTTGCAGAAAATACTATTTTTCTTTGCAACTCTCCAATATCTACACTGGCCACCCTTTCCATTGGACTATGCATATCTTTGGTGGGACATCTGATGGTAAATCTTCCCTATTTGGTCCTCTTTCGTACCCCCCTTTCTTTTCCATTCCCACTGGGCAGTTGGGGGAGAGTATCTCTTATTGAATGATCATATCAATGTACCCTATAGTTTCTTTCCcttatctccccccccccccccaaaaaaaataaaataaaaatgaaaaatgccaTCCAGGATGTACTGTCTAGCCATTTGATGTCAGATGGTTAGGATCATCTATCAGTTGAATTGTTTTCCCAGGAGATTTCCCGGGTATTTATTGTACATAAGTTTCCAGTTCTACCATCATCTGTTACTTTTGAACTGCACAGGTATGGTTGCTAGCTTTTCCTGGTCCTCCCATCCGGGGATAAGTATCATTTTGCTAAACCTGTTGGATGTGTATCAACAGAATTACTGGGGTTAATTGTCAGTATTCTATGTCGCAAAAGATGTATTGCAAAATCCTAATATATTATTAGAAGCTTTCTGGCAGCTACAATTGACCTCTTCGATAACCAGCATTTACCCTTCGTATCTCTCACTTTATATGAAGCTTAAGAATCCAGCAgtttattaatattttaattttatcaaGGCTTTATCTTTACTTCATTTCTTTCTTGCTACTGTAACTTTGCTGATATTGCATCTTCTGATTGGATTCGTGTTTCAGGGAGGGGCCATTCGTCAAGAACTCTATTATCTTCTCAAAGATGAAAAGGATGTACACTTTTCATTTGGAAGTGTGCGTAGCCATGGAACTACTAATGCTGGCCAAGGGATGGCCTCATCCAAATTCTGTCTGAATATTGCTGGAGATACCCCCTCTTCGAACCGCCTCTTTGACGCGATTGTGAGCCACTGTGTCCCTGTGATAATTAGTGATGAGATTGAGCTCCCATATGAGGATGTCTTGGACTATTCAGAGTTCTGTATCTTTGTACGTGCATCTGATGCAGTGAAGAAAGGAATCCTATTGAATCTACTCAGGGGGATTAATCGAGACAGGTGGACCACAATGTGGGAAAAACTGAAGGCAATTGCACACCATTTTGAGTATCAGTATCCATCCCAGCCAGGTGATGCTGTGGACATGATTTGGCAGGCGGTCTCTCGTAAGAGAAATTCCATTCAATTTAGAGTTAACAGAAACAACAGGCTCAGCCAATCTCAGCTGATGGAAGAGTAAATAGGTGTACATGCTCGTAGGTATTTCCTTTTACCTCCCTTTTAATTGATATTAAATTTCTTGTTTGGTAATCTATTTGGGTCAAAGGTTAGTGTAGAGGTACAAACACACTACACTTCTTTGGAAAAGAATCCGTACGAGCTCTATCTGTTTCTATATAGATAAAACACACTTATAATGTAGATCTCAAGCGATTCTCAGTTTGAAATTATGGTCTTACATTTCTATTTGAAGTTTTTCAGCAAATATTCTTCCTGTGCATCTTTGGTAGCATGTAATTCAATCTCAGAGAATCAACAGGGAATATACCCAGTTATCAGCAGCctggaaagaaagatgaaatcTATATTTGAAGAAACCAGACCTGTGCTTTAGATCCCAGTCTGTGTTGCGTATCAACCGCTCGTAGTCACTCATACAAAACCTGTACCATTACCCAaaaaggagagggggggggtgaaGAAGTATCCATCTTCCAAGCAATGAAGACATAACCATAGGATTCCTAAATGATTGTATGAAAGACTTGTAAAAGTTGGAAAATGCCAAATAATTTCACTATAGTTTGCAGATGTATGTAAAtccttttcttcaaaaaaaaaaaaaaaaaaaaaaacccactgtGGACTAATTTGTTTGAGAGCCAGCATCTTTGTTCTTACAGTAATTTCTCCATTGGTGGTTAGGATCTCAGTTAAGAAGACAGAGAGACGATGCTGGCCCACTGAAGGGATTTAAGGCCACTAACTGTGCTATCTATACATACCTCTCTGTAAAAAAAGCCTCTTAAGTTATcaaacaaaatagaagaaaaccgaCCAATCCACAGGAAAAGAACTTCTTGAAGGAAGCAGAGTTTGTCCACCACTTTCTAGTGTTTCTTTAGTCAGGTACAACAAATAGCTATTTCTTTATTTAGCAATCAGCTTCCTTACTATTTGATTCTTTGATAGAAGAAACCACTAGGACTTATCAACCCCTGTTGTGGATGGGATCCGATCCTCTTCGAACTCTTCTTTTGCTCAAACTGTTGGGATCGAATTTTGGGGTTGCTGGTGCTTCAGGTACCAAATTCTTCTTGGTGTTCAGCTCCTCCATGACAGCCTTAAGAATACGTGAGTGCTTCCGCACTAGCCCCTCTTCTTGTTTGTCCCATCTGAGGACATAATCAATGCTTCCAATGCCCGAAACCTTTCCAGGTTGAACAGCTAAGACCCCAATACAGAGAAGAAGGATAAGCATCCTATGAGCACAGAAAACCATGGTTTCTGCAGAAAGAAGTGGAATAGAAGTTTCTGTTGTTTAGAGTTGCAAGAGAATAAGCAGCTCTGAAACTGTGTAGAAAGTTTCTCTTGCTTATAGTTAACAAGAGAATAAATAGTTCGGAAGCTGTAATCCTTATATTCTTATGGCTCATTCCTGTAGATATAAGCTTGTGATTTATCCTATTATGGAATTTAGGTAGGGAGCTTAAAAAGCATAAAGCACACAGAGGGTCCCAGAACACCTAGAGAAGTTTAGATTCACCTCAATCATAAGCCTGCAATCCAAGCAAATTAAGGCTGTTTTAGAAGACTCTGACAGATATGAATAAAGTGGTTGGAACACCACTCTTCAGAAGGTAAGCATCTTTTCATTGGTTCCCTACATTCCTATCATTTGCCTTGCTTTTGTCTACTAAACAAAGGCCAACAGGTCCCTTGGAACTCCCGGCCAACTTGCCACATCACCCGACCATGCTTGCATGTATATTCACAAGAACTGATATATCCTCAGCTTCTCTTAACGGTTTAAAGCTTATATTTTACAAGTTGTACAGTGTGCAGTTCAGTTTGCTGGAAGGAACAGATTAGTTTTATAGAAGTCCTTTTTGTTGTTGGTttattgagaaaagaaaaaaaacacacccAAACTAACAGATTACTAACTACATGAAGGAAGAATCAAGTGGAATCAGTAATAAAGAActaagaaaacagaaaaaaggacCCCTTGGTATTACTCTGTTCATAGTTATTTTCATGGAATCAGAATTTCACCTATGTACAGTGGCACACAATGACAGTTGGGTCATTATGATTGAGAATGCGTGGCCCAGCCAAAAGCATGCCATGAGCTTATAGATTTAGATTGCAACAGTTGCAAGCAAGCAATAAAGTAGGGATAGGGAatagaattccaaaaaaaacaaTCACTCACTTTATGCTATTCTGAGATCTTCCACCTACTTTAGAATTCCAAGCTCACCTCTCCATGCAGCAGAACACCAGTCCTTAGTTTCTTGTGCTAAATGGGTCTCTTTATGCTTTTCTTTGGACTGCTGAACCTTAAGCCCCTCATTCAAAGCTTCAAAGAAGACCCACCACAAGCTTCTCCACATAACATCatatcttccttcttcctcttctcttttcttttttccccctcttaaAATTCTCTCGAATATCCATGTAGACTAACatctttccctttattttttctctttcattaatTTAGAAAATCACATGCAACTAGGAACATTATTAAAGCAtgagttctctcactttatCGAAATTGTAGAGAGGTTTTTGGGAGTTTTAACAAGTTGGACTGGTCCATGGTCCAAGCAGAATACAACTCTCAGCTTAGATATGTTATTAATTGATGGGTCTTTTTCTTTGGCTTTCAATTAAAGCAGAAAATAACAGTAGTAGTAGTGTTGTTGCTTTCTAATCTCCCTCCTCCACCCCAACCTTCAAAACTTCCTCGAGTGAGTTTTTTTGTTGCATCATACCAAACTTGATCCATGAGATGCATGGATGTGTAGGCTGcctattttatattttacctAATAATATTGTGATATATGATCATACACAATAAGGGTTTTGGATTCACATCTTGTAAGATACCATGTACATGTGTGtgcaagagagagggagaggaataTATCATACACAACATATGCCAAATAAGGAAATGGGGTAGGGTATATAGGGAGTAAGATGGGACCCTTAGTTGGAGGTGTACGGGTATGTACCTTTTGAGGTTTGGTACTTGATAGATACCCTTCATTCTCTTAAAGTAGAAGATATATAGATATTGGGAGGGGATAGAAGTGTGGGAGCCCACTGGCTCTATTGTTGGAAAAGAGTAAAGCTGAGTTCATAATGAAGAGATCTTAATTATTCTATTATTATCAGCTAGGAATTTGGGGTGGATTCTCGAGCTTGGTCTTAAAGTTGGGGCCTTTGAACCTTTTTTTAAACAAGGCAGACCAGTTCGGGTCGAACCCTCCCACCCAACCGGTCTGACTGTAATGGTTCCCTTCAATGCACTAATACTTAGCCaccaaagagagaaagaaagggaacaCAAAAGGAACTAAAGCATACCCCTGACTTGTACTACTATTTATTTATACATCTCTGCTGTAACTTTGCACTGTTCCATTGatatttatctatttttattGCTTTCTTTCCGTTTAATTCGGGTGCATCAGTAATATTGCTCCATTATGCAAGAGCATCGACGCCGCCCTGACATTATCTGGTGCTTGGTGAGACTTGATCTTCAATTGCCACACTCAACCAGAAAGGGCATGATCCTCAAATTTTAATTACTATTTTCCTTCACCCAATTCGTCTCCTTAAAGTCTAAAAACAGTTTAAAGAAATTGTGTGACATGACTAAGAAGAGGGATGAGGTTGAGCCTGGCATGAAGTTTGCCTTCCATTCTAAAAAGATCAGCTAAAAGTCTATTAATCATTATTGCAGCCTAAACGAAAGGGATTACCCCTTATACAGAGATAGAAACTCTTAATCCAATCTCTTATGTGGGGGACCAATCAAAATGATGATTAGGAATCTGCTATAGCATATTAGGTGTCCTATTCAACACAGTAAGCAAGAAAGTAGTGTATGATCTATAATGATTATGGGATTCATAACTAGAATCTAGCAGGGCATCAAATGGACCAAAGTGAACTTGTTTGAATGATGgccaaataaaattttttttccccttttccctttttcccccCACCCAAAAGGAAAAGTTCATTCTTCCAATTTGTAGCAAGTAATGTTGAAGCACAAAAAGAATAGAGGATAACTACTTGTTGAGAATATATGGTTAGGGGCTAAGGAATTGCTTTAACTAGAAACTGAACAATGATTACATCCTTAATTAATGAATGAAATTAGATGAGTGGAACATATGCTCTGGAATAAAGTTGTAATAAAATACCACCAAGAATCTACTTTTAGAGTGAAAACTGTTGGTTATAAAAGATGGGAAAGATGGGAGTTTCTATCCTCTTGCATAGTACATAGCCAACTCTTGGCAACTAAACTACAATAATTATTTACAGGGAATGAGAAAGCTACCCAATTGCGTGTGTCTATACCTAGACATAGTTGGGCGTAAAAAGATTGTGTtgcccccccacccaccccaagCGCCACTACACAGCTTCCCATTGGTCTGTGTGCTGGTGCAGTGGCTGCACAAGTGGGTAGGATTTATTGCCCTTATTTATAAGCTATTACATCACAACTTGGATGCTTGACCCAAGCTTTAGCTAAGATTTCTTGTTAAAAAGATACAGGGTTTGAAAACTAGGATAGGAATGGCCTACTTGAATCGGAATCATCTGGCCCGATTCCAATTAATCCTGATTCTAAGTGTATTTTGTCCAACTAATTTAGGCGAGGTCAGGCGATGCCGATTGCTTCTAGGTGAGTTTGACCAATTCCTGACTGATTCCGAGATAATTCGATCTCAAATTGATGGAGATTGCATATTCGATTCTGAGTTTTTAAGCATTGAAAGTGTTGATCGTATGGTAACTCTCAAGGGGATGAATTTAGTATTGAAGAACTTTTAAAAACTTTTCAACATTGGtagaagaaaattgaaaaataagcAATCACACAATGGAAAGACGAatgatttatagtggtttgataCTCTTGTTAACCTACATCCAATCCTGAGAGTTCCTTGGTCTAGAATTTCAActatcaagattcaagattgaACTTCCTAATGGTGCTACTCAAACCTTTACAATGTTGTTTCCAAGGGCTCACTACTTACAATCCAATCTGTTTTAGGGGTTCCAATTTCAGGTCCGCCCAGCCCACCCATTTAAAGCATGAAGCAGCCTGGCCTGATTAATAAATATGTTGGGTTCAAGCCCGACCCATTGATAATCAGTTCCTGGTTTAAGGTTGCAACCTAACAGGCACCTGATCGTATCGACTAATTACTAACCTGACTCAACCCGACATGTTTAAAGCTCAATTAGAGCCCATTTATAGTCTTACTAAAGCCATTTTATTTAGTCCAACACATTTAAAGCCTGATTAGAGCACATTTAAAGataaataactaattaatctGTTTAGTCCAATTAAGGACCAACACCaccatttataaataggatCATGTATACCATATGAGGCCTCATTACTTAAATGGGTCAGTCACGATGTGAGATCCTAAAGTGGGCAAGCCCGATTAGGcttgaccaattgacaccccctaAAGTACAAGTCCGCCCCATAAGGTATGTTCTTATTATAAAACCTTCCCCAGCATTatgcttttgatttgatttgattagcAAAGGGATTTCGAGTTCTAGATTGCTAGTAAtagtattctctctctctctctctcggggaTATAGACCTAACCTGACATGAACCCCTTGAACTTTTCCGGTTTTACGGTTCAGGCCCAAGGGTAAATCCCGATTACACACAGCCACACCTAATCCATGTTATAGATCAGTCGCGAAGAGACTCAAACTAGAGACGTTTGTTAGCACACAAACGCCTTTGGACCAGTGGAGCTACACCCAGGGTGTATAACtagtaaaatatataaaaaaagactCATACTTGAATAATCTCGTATTCCCATCCTATAACCATATTATAGGCTCATAAAAGTGATCCATTACAAATAATACCCTTAAGAATTAAATGTTCAACACATATATGATCCACCCTAAAGCTTATTTCTGATAAAAATAAGTCCATTTCAATGGCAaatctccatctcttcccacaTATATTATCCTCTATGCGATATGTGGAATGGAAATTCTAACATCGAATGTGAATCTGTCAACCCGTCGCTGAAGTTAGTGATTTTGCATTG
This genomic window contains:
- the LOC122068473 gene encoding probable arabinosyltransferase ARAD1 isoform X1, translating into MFMASPVFMSEKRMQPSRLLFCLITFSMFLLMLSFVFLLQSSNSSLISESVFRMMLLNNTSVFFRPNSGSISDKLSNSPTLTSPTISRKPSSRSQDNACQGPKLKKERVDLGQGTNKACDTAHALLRVFMYDLPPEFHFGLLGWEGKAGQIWPDVIDIPPYPGGLNLQHSIEYWLTLDLLSSNNPSVIRPCSAIRVMNLSQADIVFVPFFSSLSYNKHSKLHGREKVSVNRMLQDKVVQFLISRNEWKRSGGKDHLIVAHHPNSMLTARRKLGSAMFVLADFGRYPAEIANIDKDIIAPYKHIVRTIGGESAPFKKRPILVYFQGAIYRKDGGAIRQELYYLLKDEKDVHFSFGSVRSHGTTNAGQGMASSKFCLNIAGDTPSSNRLFDAIVSHCVPVIISDEIELPYEDVLDYSEFCIFVRASDAVKKGILLNLLRGINRDRWTTMWEKLKAIAHHFEYQYPSQPGDAVDMIWQAVSRKRNSIQFRVNRNNRLSQSQLMEE
- the LOC122068473 gene encoding probable arabinosyltransferase ARAD1 isoform X2, with the translated sequence MMLLNNTSVFFRPNSGSISDKLSNSPTLTSPTISRKPSSRSQDNACQGPKLKKERVDLGQGTNKACDTAHALLRVFMYDLPPEFHFGLLGWEGKAGQIWPDVIDIPPYPGGLNLQHSIEYWLTLDLLSSNNPSVIRPCSAIRVMNLSQADIVFVPFFSSLSYNKHSKLHGREKVSVNRMLQDKVVQFLISRNEWKRSGGKDHLIVAHHPNSMLTARRKLGSAMFVLADFGRYPAEIANIDKDIIAPYKHIVRTIGGESAPFKKRPILVYFQGAIYRKDGGAIRQELYYLLKDEKDVHFSFGSVRSHGTTNAGQGMASSKFCLNIAGDTPSSNRLFDAIVSHCVPVIISDEIELPYEDVLDYSEFCIFVRASDAVKKGILLNLLRGINRDRWTTMWEKLKAIAHHFEYQYPSQPGDAVDMIWQAVSRKRNSIQFRVNRNNRLSQSQLMEE